From the genome of Muricauda sp. SCSIO 64092, one region includes:
- a CDS encoding serine hydrolase domain-containing protein gives MRKGTLVLLLFVGTFGFAQKAFFPNRNEDWKTLEAISNAFDTKKLDEAVRFAMDNEYSGSRDLRRAILKGFEREPFHEILGPTKKRGDPAGMILKNGYLVKSWGDTGRVDMTFSVTKSFLSTVAGLAYDRKLIGKVSDKVGDYVWDGTFNGEHNSKITWEHLLQQNSDWSGELFGIKDWADRPPREGGLDDWRLRVLREPGAVMEYNDVRVNVLAYSLTHVWRKPLPMVLKEHLMDKIGASTTWRWFGYKNAWTTIDGVQMKSVTGGGHSGGGIFISTEDMARFGHLFLNRGNWNGVQIISEDWIKMAVAPSKPNNNYGYMWWLNLEGTRQWEGVSETVFYAAGFGGNFIVVDWKNDMVVVTRWLEPSKIGEFMRMVSASIR, from the coding sequence ATGAGAAAAGGAACACTAGTACTCCTTCTATTTGTAGGAACATTTGGTTTTGCACAGAAAGCTTTTTTTCCAAATCGAAATGAAGACTGGAAAACCCTGGAGGCGATTTCAAATGCTTTTGATACCAAAAAATTGGATGAGGCCGTCCGGTTTGCAATGGACAATGAATATTCCGGATCCCGGGATTTAAGGAGGGCCATCCTAAAAGGGTTTGAGCGTGAACCTTTTCATGAAATTCTGGGACCCACTAAAAAAAGGGGAGATCCGGCCGGAATGATACTTAAAAATGGATATCTGGTCAAAAGCTGGGGCGATACGGGGAGAGTGGATATGACCTTTAGTGTGACCAAAAGCTTTCTGTCCACGGTAGCTGGTTTGGCCTATGACCGAAAATTGATTGGTAAGGTCTCGGACAAGGTAGGGGACTATGTCTGGGATGGTACATTTAATGGAGAGCATAATTCAAAAATCACCTGGGAGCATTTATTGCAACAGAATTCGGATTGGTCAGGGGAATTGTTCGGTATTAAGGACTGGGCGGACAGACCCCCCAGGGAGGGAGGTTTGGACGATTGGAGATTAAGGGTACTGCGGGAACCGGGGGCCGTAATGGAATATAACGATGTTAGGGTCAATGTGCTTGCCTATTCGTTGACCCATGTATGGCGCAAGCCTTTGCCCATGGTCCTAAAGGAGCATTTAATGGACAAGATTGGCGCGTCTACCACCTGGCGTTGGTTCGGTTACAAAAACGCATGGACAACCATAGATGGGGTACAAATGAAATCCGTTACGGGCGGCGGCCATTCCGGCGGCGGTATTTTTATATCCACCGAAGATATGGCGCGCTTTGGACACTTGTTTCTGAACAGGGGGAACTGGAACGGAGTGCAAATCATCAGTGAGGACTGGATCAAGATGGCGGTGGCCCCCTCTAAGCCAAACAACAATTATGGGTATATGTGGTGGCTCAACCTTGAGGGCACAAGGCAATGGGAAGGCGTTTCGGAAACCGTCTTCTATGCTGCCGGATTTGGGGGTAATTTTATTGTTGTGGATTGGAAAAATGATATGGTGGTCGTAACCCGTTGGTTGGAACCCAGCAAAATCGGGGAGTTTATGCGGATGGTCTCCGCTTCCATACGCTGA
- a CDS encoding GNAT family N-acetyltransferase has translation MEITFRTCGLHDLELLQKISTSTFIDAFEKQNDPIDFQSYLTKAFSKEQLRRELENENARFYFVETRKELVGYLKVNTGEAQSELRESGAMELERIYVVSAFQGKGLGKKMLSFAEELAVKDGKTYLWLGVWEKNEGAIRFYTRNGYQHFGTHPYYIGKDQQTDWLLKKELK, from the coding sequence ATGGAAATCACTTTTAGGACATGCGGCTTACATGATTTGGAACTACTTCAGAAAATTTCAACATCCACCTTTATAGATGCCTTTGAAAAACAGAACGACCCCATTGATTTTCAATCCTATTTGACAAAGGCGTTTTCAAAGGAACAGCTTCGGCGAGAGCTGGAAAACGAAAATGCCCGTTTTTATTTTGTGGAAACCAGAAAAGAATTGGTGGGTTACCTTAAGGTGAATACCGGAGAGGCCCAAAGTGAACTAAGGGAAAGTGGGGCAATGGAACTGGAAAGGATTTATGTGGTTTCTGCTTTTCAAGGAAAGGGATTGGGAAAAAAGATGTTGTCCTTTGCCGAGGAACTGGCCGTAAAAGATGGGAAAACCTATCTTTGGTTGGGCGTCTGGGAAAAAAACGAAGGTGCCATTCGGTTTTATACAAGAAATGGCTATCAACATTTTGGGACCCACCCCTATTATATTGGTAAGGACCAGCAAACGGATTGGTTATTAAAAAAAGAATTGAAATGA
- a CDS encoding 3-oxoacid CoA-transferase subunit B, translating to MLDKNGIAKRIAKEVKDGYYVNLGIGIPTLVANFVRNDIEVEFQSENGVLGMGPFPFEGEEDADIINAGKQTITTLPGASFFDSATSFGMIRGQHVDLTILGAMEVAENGDIANWKIPGKMVKGMGGAMDLVASAENIIVAMMHTNKAGQSKLLKKCTLPLTGVGCVKKIVSNMAVLEVRDNAFHLLERAPGVSVEEIKKATEGKLIIEGTVPEMVL from the coding sequence ATGCTAGACAAAAACGGAATAGCAAAACGGATTGCCAAGGAAGTCAAAGATGGCTATTATGTAAATCTTGGTATTGGAATCCCCACTTTGGTGGCCAATTTTGTCCGTAATGATATTGAGGTGGAATTTCAGAGCGAAAATGGGGTTTTGGGCATGGGACCATTTCCCTTTGAGGGAGAGGAAGATGCGGATATTATCAACGCAGGCAAACAGACGATAACCACCTTGCCCGGAGCATCATTTTTTGATTCGGCCACCAGTTTTGGGATGATTCGGGGCCAGCATGTGGATTTGACCATCTTGGGCGCCATGGAGGTTGCGGAAAATGGGGATATCGCCAATTGGAAAATCCCCGGAAAAATGGTGAAGGGAATGGGCGGTGCAATGGATCTGGTCGCTTCTGCGGAAAACATTATCGTAGCCATGATGCACACCAATAAAGCGGGCCAATCCAAACTATTGAAAAAATGTACCCTTCCATTGACAGGGGTTGGCTGTGTGAAAAAGATTGTGTCCAATATGGCCGTTCTCGAAGTTAGGGATAATGCATTCCATCTTTTGGAAAGGGCACCAGGGGTTTCCGTGGAAGAAATAAAGAAGGCAACGGAAGGAAAGTTGATCATAGAAGGCACTGTCCCGGAAATGGTACTTTGA
- a CDS encoding four helix bundle protein, whose amino-acid sequence MRNDKKNLIVDLTFEFSIKIIAFSEEIRALNRFEMASQIFRSGTSIGANIREAQNAESKADFIHKFKISAKEADELYYWLKLCKASVFYPNPEEGLFEELKSITLIISKIIGTSKRSQFSN is encoded by the coding sequence ATGAGAAACGATAAGAAAAATCTAATTGTAGATTTAACTTTTGAATTTTCCATCAAAATCATTGCGTTTTCTGAGGAAATCAGGGCTTTGAATCGATTTGAAATGGCTTCCCAGATATTTAGAAGTGGAACTTCTATCGGAGCAAACATTCGTGAGGCTCAAAATGCTGAAAGCAAAGCGGATTTCATACATAAATTCAAGATTTCTGCCAAAGAAGCTGATGAATTGTACTATTGGTTAAAGCTTTGTAAAGCATCGGTATTTTATCCAAATCCGGAAGAAGGACTATTTGAGGAATTAAAGTCAATCACCCTTATTATTTCAAAAATAATAGGAACCAGTAAGCGAAGTCAATTTTCAAATTGA
- a CDS encoding CoA transferase subunit A, which translates to MIKKTVSGVQEALKGVQDGMTFMLGGFGLCGIPENAISELVRLGITDITCISNNAGVDDFGLGLLLQQHQIKKMISSYVGENDEFERQMLSGELEVELTPQGTLAEKCRAAQAGFPAFYTPAGYGTEVADGKETREFNGKMYVLEEAFKADFAFVKAWKGDEAGNLIFKGTARNFNPCMCGAARITVAEVEELLPAGSLDPNEIHIPGIFVQRIFRGRHYEKRIEQRTVLQKN; encoded by the coding sequence ATGATAAAAAAAACCGTTTCAGGGGTTCAGGAAGCCTTAAAGGGAGTACAGGACGGGATGACTTTTATGCTTGGGGGATTTGGACTTTGCGGGATTCCCGAAAATGCGATTTCGGAATTGGTACGGTTGGGAATTACGGATATTACCTGTATTTCGAACAATGCGGGGGTGGATGATTTTGGACTGGGATTGCTGTTACAACAGCATCAAATTAAAAAAATGATCTCTTCCTATGTAGGGGAAAATGATGAGTTTGAACGGCAGATGCTTTCCGGGGAGTTGGAAGTGGAATTGACGCCGCAGGGAACCTTGGCGGAAAAATGCAGGGCCGCCCAAGCAGGGTTTCCGGCCTTTTATACCCCGGCGGGTTATGGAACAGAAGTGGCCGATGGAAAGGAAACCCGTGAGTTCAATGGTAAAATGTACGTGTTGGAGGAGGCTTTCAAAGCAGATTTTGCCTTCGTGAAAGCGTGGAAAGGCGATGAAGCCGGAAATTTAATTTTTAAAGGGACGGCCAGAAATTTTAACCCCTGTATGTGTGGGGCCGCCAGGATAACAGTGGCCGAAGTTGAGGAGTTGCTCCCTGCCGGAAGTTTGGACCCCAATGAAATTCACATTCCAGGAATTTTTGTGCAGCGGATTTTCCGGGGACGGCACTATGAGAAGCGAATTGAACAACGAACGGTTCTGCAGAAGAATTGA
- a CDS encoding penicillin-binding protein 1A, translated as MATKAAPKKGFKKFIKWFWILYGTGILAAVLLFLLASWGVFGEMPTFERLENPQTNLATEILSSDGETLGKFYLDDNRTDVGFEQLPKHLVDALVATEDARYYDHAGIDARGTLRAFAFLGTRGGASTISQQLARQLFVGVRSRNKFDAIKQKFKEWVIATRLERSYTKEEIIAMYLNIYDFHYNADGIRSAARIYFGKEPQDLKIEEGAMLVGMLKNSSYYNPIRREELVKNRRNTVLGQMAKYDYISETEKDSLQQLEMDLNFNPESHREGLATYFRMYLQRWLNNWVKENPKPDGEKYNIYLDGLKVYTTIDSRMQKNAEDAVEAHMKRLQAEFFVQNTPERNPTTPFLDLEDVEIDNIMERAMKNSARWRASKRKGLSENEIRASFKEKAEMTVFDWNSDSYEKDTVMTPLDSIRYYKTFLRTAMMSMEPQTGHVKAWVGGVDYKHFQYDNVIQGARQAGSTFKPFVYAAAIDQLRYSPCDSLPDTQYCIEPLKHGNMEQWCPKNSDGKYSLKNRTLKNALANSVNTITARLIDQVGPGSVVEIAKNMGFTKEILEVPSIALGTVDFNVYEMVGAYGTFANQGVYVKPVMITRIEDKNGTVLYEYVPRTKDVLSKDVAYTMVNLMEGVTEGGSGTRLRHTFAKEQTVYKEIVTGYPYEFQNPIAGKTGTTQNQSDGWFMGMVPNLVTGVWVGGDNRSVHFKGLAYGQGASMALPIWALYMKANYENEELGVSMEAFEEPEELSINVDCTKILEEKKQETDTEDDLEDLDF; from the coding sequence ATGGCGACTAAGGCTGCTCCTAAAAAAGGATTTAAAAAGTTTATCAAATGGTTCTGGATTCTCTACGGAACCGGCATTTTGGCCGCAGTGCTGCTCTTTTTGTTGGCCTCTTGGGGTGTTTTTGGGGAAATGCCCACTTTTGAACGATTGGAAAACCCACAGACCAACCTTGCCACGGAAATTCTTTCTTCGGATGGGGAAACCTTGGGGAAGTTCTACCTAGATGATAACAGAACGGACGTGGGTTTTGAACAATTGCCCAAACACCTTGTTGATGCTTTGGTGGCCACTGAGGATGCCAGATATTATGACCATGCCGGTATTGATGCTAGGGGTACCCTTCGTGCCTTTGCTTTTTTGGGGACAAGAGGTGGCGCGAGCACTATTTCACAACAATTGGCCCGTCAACTTTTCGTTGGGGTGCGGTCTAGAAATAAGTTTGATGCTATCAAACAAAAGTTCAAAGAATGGGTAATTGCTACCAGGTTGGAGAGAAGTTATACCAAAGAGGAAATCATTGCCATGTATTTGAACATCTATGATTTTCACTATAACGCTGACGGTATTCGCTCTGCTGCACGAATTTATTTTGGAAAAGAACCCCAAGATTTAAAAATTGAAGAGGGGGCAATGTTGGTAGGAATGTTAAAGAACTCGTCTTATTACAATCCAATACGCAGGGAAGAGTTGGTAAAAAACCGACGCAACACCGTTTTGGGACAGATGGCAAAATACGATTACATTTCAGAGACGGAAAAAGATTCCCTACAACAGTTGGAAATGGATTTAAACTTCAATCCAGAATCGCATCGCGAAGGTTTGGCCACGTATTTTAGGATGTACTTACAGCGTTGGTTAAACAATTGGGTGAAAGAGAATCCCAAACCAGATGGGGAAAAGTACAACATTTACCTTGATGGGCTAAAAGTATACACTACCATTGATTCCCGAATGCAAAAAAACGCGGAAGATGCCGTTGAAGCCCATATGAAACGATTGCAAGCCGAATTTTTTGTCCAAAACACCCCGGAACGTAATCCAACCACCCCTTTCCTGGATTTGGAGGACGTTGAGATAGATAATATTATGGAGCGTGCCATGAAAAACTCCGCACGTTGGAGGGCGTCAAAACGGAAAGGCCTTTCAGAGAACGAAATACGTGCCTCCTTTAAGGAAAAGGCAGAAATGACCGTTTTTGACTGGAACAGTGATTCCTATGAGAAGGATACGGTGATGACCCCATTGGATTCCATTCGGTATTACAAAACCTTTTTACGCACGGCCATGATGTCCATGGAACCCCAAACGGGCCATGTAAAAGCTTGGGTAGGCGGTGTGGATTACAAACACTTTCAATATGATAATGTAATTCAAGGGGCCAGGCAGGCCGGCTCTACCTTTAAACCTTTTGTGTATGCAGCGGCAATAGACCAGTTACGCTATTCCCCCTGTGATTCGCTTCCGGACACCCAATATTGTATTGAGCCCCTGAAGCATGGCAATATGGAGCAGTGGTGCCCTAAAAATTCAGATGGGAAGTATTCCTTGAAAAATCGAACCTTAAAAAATGCCTTGGCAAACTCCGTCAATACCATTACTGCGCGATTGATCGATCAAGTAGGACCCGGTTCCGTGGTGGAGATCGCCAAGAACATGGGATTCACCAAAGAGATTCTGGAAGTACCATCCATTGCTTTGGGAACGGTGGATTTTAATGTGTATGAAATGGTAGGTGCCTATGGTACGTTTGCCAATCAGGGGGTGTATGTGAAGCCGGTAATGATTACCCGAATAGAAGATAAAAATGGCACGGTCCTGTACGAGTACGTTCCCAGAACCAAAGATGTACTGAGCAAGGATGTGGCCTATACCATGGTGAATCTTATGGAGGGGGTTACCGAAGGAGGTTCGGGAACACGGCTACGCCATACATTTGCCAAAGAACAAACCGTTTATAAGGAAATTGTTACGGGGTATCCCTATGAATTCCAAAACCCCATTGCCGGGAAAACGGGAACTACCCAAAACCAAAGTGACGGGTGGTTCATGGGAATGGTGCCCAACCTGGTTACCGGGGTCTGGGTAGGCGGGGATAATCGCTCCGTCCATTTTAAGGGCCTGGCCTATGGTCAGGGAGCCTCAATGGCACTGCCTATTTGGGCCTTATATATGAAAGCCAATTACGAAAACGAGGAATTGGGCGTATCCATGGAAGCTTTTGAAGAGCCGGAGGAGCTGTCGATAAATGTGGACTGCACTAAAATCCTAGAGGAAAAAAAGCAGGAAACGGACACCGAGGACGACTTGGAGGATTTGGACTTTTAA
- a CDS encoding gliding motility lipoprotein GldH: MHRYWWIMVVFVACISCNEGLVYSEYVPLNNGIWKRGDTVKFQFKDLDTVGKHHIFLNVRNDQRYEFSNLFLILELEAPDGNTKVDTLEYEMALPTGEWLGKGMGSVKESKLWYKENIDFKDSGVYKVNVSHAMRKNGEVDGVDGLEGITDIGIQIEKVKN; this comes from the coding sequence ATGCATAGGTATTGGTGGATAATGGTTGTTTTTGTGGCTTGTATCTCCTGTAATGAAGGCTTGGTATATTCTGAATATGTACCATTGAACAACGGGATATGGAAAAGAGGGGATACCGTGAAATTCCAATTCAAGGACCTGGATACGGTTGGCAAGCACCATATCTTTTTGAATGTCCGAAACGACCAACGGTACGAGTTCAGCAATCTGTTCCTAATATTGGAATTGGAGGCTCCCGACGGAAATACCAAAGTAGATACCCTGGAATATGAAATGGCCCTGCCCACTGGGGAATGGCTGGGAAAAGGTATGGGAAGCGTTAAGGAAAGTAAACTTTGGTATAAGGAAAACATCGATTTTAAGGATTCTGGCGTATATAAGGTGAATGTATCGCACGCGATGAGAAAGAACGGGGAAGTTGACGGAGTGGATGGTTTGGAGGGAATTACGGATATCGGAATTCAAATTGAAAAAGTAAAAAACTAA
- a CDS encoding stage 0 sporulation family protein — protein MGCSSCSNGKDGQPRGCKNNGTCGTDGCNKLTVFDWLSNMSLPNGQTPFDCVEVRFKNSRKEFFRNTDKLSLVIGDVVATQAKSGHDVGIVTLTGELVKVQMKRKKVDYGDKGLPRIYRKATQRDIDIWQKCRNKEEEIKKRSREIAISLKLEMKLSDVEFQGDGSKATFYYTAEDRVDFRQLIKDMAKAFSIRIEMRQIGYRQEAQRLGGIGSCGRELCCSTWLTDFRSVSTASARYQQLALNPQKLAGQCGKLKCCLNYELDMYLEALKDFPSSDSKLQTEKGMAYCQKVDIFKETLWFSYRNDASNWHALKKEQVQEILEINKKDKKIESLEYYTSDTALDDQVTFENVVGQDSLTRFDRPKRKRNKKRKNKNPRKKNQNNSVRNA, from the coding sequence ATGGGATGTAGCAGTTGCTCTAACGGAAAAGACGGGCAACCGCGGGGCTGCAAGAACAATGGAACTTGCGGCACGGATGGTTGTAATAAGCTTACCGTTTTTGATTGGCTTTCCAATATGTCGCTGCCTAATGGTCAAACCCCTTTTGACTGTGTAGAGGTAAGATTTAAGAACAGCAGAAAAGAGTTTTTTAGGAATACGGACAAGCTTTCACTTGTCATTGGTGATGTGGTGGCCACCCAGGCAAAATCTGGCCATGACGTTGGCATTGTCACCCTCACCGGAGAGTTGGTCAAGGTACAGATGAAACGTAAAAAAGTGGATTATGGGGACAAAGGACTTCCCAGAATCTATCGAAAAGCGACACAACGTGATATTGACATCTGGCAAAAATGCAGGAATAAAGAGGAAGAGATAAAAAAACGATCCCGGGAAATTGCCATTTCCCTAAAGCTGGAAATGAAGTTAAGTGACGTTGAATTTCAAGGGGACGGTTCCAAGGCCACATTTTATTATACCGCAGAGGACAGGGTAGATTTTAGACAGTTGATCAAGGACATGGCCAAAGCCTTTAGTATCCGAATTGAGATGCGACAAATTGGGTATCGCCAGGAAGCACAAAGATTGGGAGGAATAGGCTCTTGTGGCAGGGAATTGTGTTGTTCCACCTGGCTAACCGATTTCAGATCGGTAAGTACGGCTTCCGCCAGATATCAGCAATTGGCCTTAAACCCACAAAAATTGGCGGGGCAATGCGGCAAATTAAAATGCTGCCTCAACTATGAGCTGGACATGTATTTGGAAGCCCTAAAGGATTTTCCTTCGTCCGACAGTAAACTACAGACTGAAAAAGGAATGGCCTACTGCCAAAAAGTGGACATTTTTAAGGAAACCCTCTGGTTCTCCTACAGAAATGATGCGTCCAATTGGCACGCCCTTAAAAAGGAACAGGTCCAGGAGATTTTGGAAATCAACAAAAAGGACAAAAAAATTGAAAGTCTGGAATACTACACTTCAGATACGGCCCTGGACGATCAGGTAACCTTTGAAAATGTTGTGGGACAAGATAGTTTAACCCGATTTGATCGCCCCAAACGAAAAAGGAACAAAAAACGCAAAAACAAAAATCCTCGAAAAAAGAACCAAAACAATTCGGTGAGAAATGCATAG
- a CDS encoding rhodanese-related sulfurtransferase, with translation MQLYNTLSAKERERLIEEAGKERLTISFYKYAHIGNPGIFRNHLFVHWDQLDVLGRIYVAKEGINAQLSVPADNFMDFKAHLDSITFLKDVRLNIAIEQDNKSFLKLKVKVRKKIVADGLDDNTFDVINKGIHVDAAQFNELIADPESIVVDMRNHYESEIGHFEKAITPDVDTFRDSLDIIEEQLAEHKEDKKLVMYCTGGIRCEKASAYYKHKGFKNVYQLEGGIIEYTRQVRNKGLENKFKGKNFVFDHRRGERISEEVIAQCHQCGKPCDTHVNCANEACHLLFIQCDECAKKMNHCCSKQCMEIVTLPFEQQKKLRKGKHASNKIFKKGRSGVLKFKN, from the coding sequence ATGCAACTGTACAATACGTTAAGTGCAAAAGAAAGGGAGCGACTTATAGAGGAAGCGGGAAAGGAACGCCTTACCATCTCTTTCTACAAATATGCACACATAGGCAATCCCGGAATTTTTCGGAATCATCTATTTGTCCATTGGGACCAATTGGATGTTCTTGGCCGCATTTACGTGGCCAAAGAGGGGATAAATGCGCAGCTGTCCGTTCCGGCGGATAATTTCATGGATTTTAAGGCCCACTTGGATAGCATTACTTTTTTGAAGGATGTCCGTTTGAACATTGCAATTGAACAGGACAATAAGTCCTTTTTAAAATTGAAGGTAAAGGTCCGCAAGAAGATTGTTGCCGATGGCCTGGATGATAATACTTTTGATGTCATCAACAAAGGCATTCATGTGGATGCAGCACAGTTCAATGAGCTAATTGCAGATCCCGAAAGCATTGTGGTGGATATGCGCAACCATTATGAGAGTGAAATTGGACATTTTGAAAAAGCCATTACTCCGGACGTGGATACCTTCCGTGACTCTTTGGACATCATAGAAGAACAATTGGCCGAACACAAAGAGGATAAAAAGTTGGTCATGTACTGTACAGGTGGAATCCGTTGTGAAAAAGCCAGTGCTTACTATAAACATAAAGGCTTTAAAAACGTGTACCAATTGGAAGGCGGGATCATAGAATACACCCGTCAGGTACGCAACAAGGGTTTGGAGAACAAATTCAAGGGGAAGAACTTTGTTTTTGACCATAGACGGGGGGAACGCATCTCAGAAGAGGTCATTGCCCAATGCCACCAGTGTGGGAAACCGTGCGATACCCATGTAAACTGTGCCAACGAGGCCTGCCACCTTCTTTTTATACAATGTGACGAATGCGCCAAAAAAATGAACCATTGTTGCTCCAAGCAGTGTATGGAAATAGTGACGCTTCCCTTTGAACAACAAAAAAAACTCCGTAAAGGAAAACATGCCAGCAACAAAATTTTCAAAAAAGGAAGGTCCGGGGTTCTGAAGTTTAAGAATTGA
- the recA gene encoding recombinase RecA, with product MSNEKEAKLKALKLTLDKLDKTYGKGAVMKMGDHVIEDVEVISSGSLGLDLALGVGGYPKGRVIEIYGPESSGKTTLTLHAIAEAQKAGGIAAFIDAEHAFDRFYAQKLGVDIDNLIISQPDHGEQALEIADNLIRSGAIDIVIIDSVAALTPKSEIEGEMGDSKVGLHARLMSQALRKLTSTISKTHCTVVFINQLREKIGVMFGNPETTTGGNALKFYASVRLDIRRSTQIKSTDGEVQGNKTRVKVVKNKVAPPFKTAEFDIMYGEGISKVGEILDLGVSYEIIKKSGSWFSYGDTKLGQGRDAVKGLLDDNPELSEELEGKIKEAIAVLKE from the coding sequence ATGAGCAACGAAAAAGAAGCCAAACTCAAAGCGTTAAAACTTACCCTGGACAAACTTGACAAAACCTATGGCAAAGGCGCCGTAATGAAGATGGGGGACCATGTCATTGAAGATGTCGAGGTCATTTCTTCGGGCTCCCTGGGATTGGACCTCGCCCTGGGGGTTGGGGGATATCCCAAAGGGCGTGTCATTGAAATATACGGTCCGGAGTCCTCTGGTAAGACCACCTTAACGTTACATGCCATAGCCGAAGCCCAAAAGGCAGGAGGTATTGCGGCCTTTATTGATGCGGAACATGCTTTTGATCGTTTTTATGCCCAAAAACTAGGGGTGGATATTGATAACCTTATCATCTCCCAACCCGATCATGGGGAACAGGCCTTGGAAATTGCGGACAACCTCATCCGTTCCGGCGCCATAGACATCGTTATTATCGATTCCGTAGCCGCATTGACACCAAAAAGTGAGATTGAAGGGGAAATGGGGGACTCCAAAGTAGGCTTGCATGCCCGCCTGATGTCACAAGCATTGCGAAAACTGACATCTACCATTAGTAAGACCCATTGTACCGTGGTCTTCATCAACCAACTACGGGAAAAAATAGGGGTCATGTTTGGCAATCCCGAGACCACTACCGGTGGAAACGCCCTTAAGTTCTATGCTTCGGTGAGACTTGATATCCGGAGGTCCACGCAAATCAAAAGCACGGATGGGGAAGTACAGGGGAATAAAACCCGGGTCAAAGTAGTCAAGAACAAAGTAGCTCCTCCCTTTAAAACTGCTGAATTTGATATTATGTACGGTGAAGGGATTTCAAAAGTTGGTGAAATCCTGGATCTTGGTGTTTCCTACGAAATCATTAAAAAAAGTGGTTCATGGTTCAGCTATGGGGACACCAAACTAGGGCAGGGAAGGGATGCTGTCAAAGGTCTTTTGGATGACAATCCAGAGTTGTCCGAAGAACTGGAAGGGAAAATTAAGGAGGCCATTGCCGTCTTAAAGGAATAA
- a CDS encoding RNA polymerase sigma factor, producing the protein MSLDELIKRCKEQNRMAQEELYRKYSGVLFGMCLKYSRNRTEAEDNLHDSFMVIFDKIGQYNHKGSFEGWMKRITINTVLQKYRKEKYLDVVTDNITEEVELENEGMNISLSTLLSYIQELPNKYRMTFNLYVLDGYSHKEISELLGTSTGTSKSNLARARIILKEKIEKENINIA; encoded by the coding sequence TTGAGTCTGGACGAACTCATAAAACGCTGTAAAGAGCAGAATAGAATGGCACAAGAAGAATTATACCGAAAGTATTCCGGTGTTCTTTTTGGAATGTGCCTAAAATATTCGAGAAACCGAACGGAGGCCGAAGATAACTTGCATGATAGTTTTATGGTCATTTTTGATAAAATCGGGCAGTACAACCACAAAGGTTCTTTTGAAGGATGGATGAAACGCATAACCATAAACACCGTACTTCAAAAGTATAGAAAGGAGAAGTATTTGGACGTGGTGACGGATAATATTACGGAAGAGGTGGAACTGGAGAATGAAGGTATGAACATAAGTCTGTCCACATTATTGAGCTACATACAGGAGTTGCCCAATAAGTATCGGATGACTTTTAACCTTTATGTCCTGGACGGGTATTCCCATAAAGAAATCAGTGAACTCTTGGGTACATCCACTGGGACATCTAAATCCAACCTGGCCAGGGCAAGAATAATCTTGAAGGAAAAAATTGAAAAAGAAAATATAAATATTGCTTAA